The proteins below come from a single Lepeophtheirus salmonis chromosome 4, UVic_Lsal_1.4, whole genome shotgun sequence genomic window:
- the LOC121116055 gene encoding uncharacterized protein: MSNAGLHGGNQQSLFPGLAAAAGFNHHSVPVPTSHWNPQAYVSPPAAMALKREDSHIKRPMNAFMVWSRLQRRKIAQENPKMHNSEISKRLGSEWKLLTETDKRPFIDEAKRIRAKHMKDHPEYKYRPRRKPKTLQKNGYSFPMPYLPSAASALDPFNPLHQTFVSNSSGGFDAPGAGSTGNSASNSTSSVSPTPSQPEKPKLSYPISSAIGPPSLQMPPTTATSWPLFSADPSYEGIKSEIKSLSTTCSATQDWNRYHMDQAAAASLSGVPPPSMPTPSPEIDVKHTPDFHHHPSSLFYNSFYHHKPPSSTDSSHFFGPYAAAAAAAAAAAANNSANNSAPGSNPYHHLDPLRRPVGVII; encoded by the exons atgtcaaaTGCTGGACTCCACGGAGGGAATCAACAAAGTTTATTCCCAGGACTTGCAGCAGCGGCTGGATTTAATCATCACAGTGTTCCTGTTCCAACATCCCATTGGAATCCTCAAGCCTATGTTTCACCGCCAGCAGCGATGGCTCTCAAAAGAGAGGATAGTCATATCAAGCGGCCCATGAATGCCTTCATGGTCTGGTCGCGTCTTCAGAGAAGGAAAATTGCTCAGGAAAATCCGAAAATGCACAATTCCGAAATATCCAAACGATTAg GATCAGAGTGGAAATTACTCACAGAGACTGATAAGCGACCCTTTATTGATGAAGCCAAACGAATTCGCGCTAAACATATGAAGGACCATCCAGAATACAAATATCGCCCCAGACGAAAACCAAAGACACTTCAGAAAAATGGCTACTCCTTCCCCATGCCCTATCTTCCCTCAGCGGCCTCAGCCCTGGACCCCTTCAACCCACTTCACCAAACATTTGTTTCAAATTCATCTGGAGGATTCGACGCTCCAGGAGCCGGATCCACTGGTAACTCCGCCTCCAATTCAACATCCTCCGTCTCACCAACACCCTCACAACCCGAGAAACCAAAGTTATCATACCCCATCAGTTCCGCCATCGGCCCTCCCTCTTTACAGATGCCACCAACAACGGCAACCAGTTGGCCTCTCTTCTCTGCAGATCCATCTTATGAGGGCATCAAAAGCGAAATTAAATCACTGTCCACCACATGTTCTGCGACTCAAGATTGGAATCGTTATCATATGGATCAGGCCGCTGCCGCTTCTCTGAGTGGTGTTCCACCACCCTCTATGCCTACACCTTCACCCGAAATCGACGTCAAACATACCCCAGATTTCCATCATCATCCCTCTAGTCTGTTCTACAATTCCTTTTACCATCACAAACCACCTAGCTCAACGGATTCGTCACATTTCTTCGGACCTTATGCTGCAGCCGCTGCAGCAGCAGCAGCCGCCGCCGCTAATAATTCAGCCAACAATTCCGCTCCGGGCTCGAATCCCTATCACCACTTGGATCCACTTAGGAGACCCGTTGGGGTTATTATTTAA